From a single Oceanobacillus kimchii X50 genomic region:
- the murD gene encoding UDP-N-acetylmuramoyl-L-alanine--D-glutamate ligase — translation MNVLTNFPYQHVLVLGLAKSGTAAATVLLENHIQVTINDGMATLEDSSVQKLQTMGAELVLGSHPLSVLDEKDIIVKNPGIRYDNVIVEEAERRGIPVISEVELVHYLTNQPVIGITGSNGKTTTTTLITEMLRQSNVSVKVAGNIGVVATEVASSLQPEEKMVMELSSFQLQGTNQLQFSTAVLLNLFEAHLDYHGSFDNYVQAKCNIFKNQNEHDYLIYNADDDNVSAVVKTARATKVPFSSSRPFTDGAWMDDEFLYFKDEKIIAIREIVLVGKHNMENILAAIATAKLNGASNEGIYQVLTTFSGVKHRLEFVGVINGRYIYNDSKATNILATKKALAAFNKNVVLLAGGLDRGNTFEELIPYLHHVKAMVVFGETANKLKDAGVAANVPVIEKAFDVQQAVEVAFPLTDEQDTLLLSPACASWDQYKTFEERGDMFIQAVHRLK, via the coding sequence ATGAATGTACTTACAAATTTTCCTTATCAACATGTACTTGTATTAGGATTAGCTAAAAGTGGTACAGCAGCAGCAACTGTTTTATTGGAAAATCATATACAAGTTACAATTAATGATGGAATGGCAACATTAGAAGATTCATCCGTACAGAAATTACAAACAATGGGAGCGGAATTAGTATTAGGATCGCATCCACTTTCTGTGCTTGATGAAAAAGATATCATCGTGAAAAATCCTGGTATTCGTTATGATAATGTAATTGTAGAAGAAGCCGAGCGACGAGGGATACCAGTTATATCGGAGGTTGAACTAGTTCATTACTTAACAAATCAGCCTGTAATTGGGATAACCGGATCAAATGGAAAAACTACTACGACAACATTAATTACAGAAATGCTTCGCCAAAGTAATGTTTCTGTAAAGGTGGCAGGAAATATTGGAGTAGTTGCAACAGAAGTAGCTTCTTCATTACAACCTGAAGAAAAGATGGTTATGGAACTATCTTCTTTTCAGTTACAAGGGACGAATCAATTACAATTTTCAACTGCTGTCCTTTTAAATTTATTCGAAGCACATTTAGATTATCATGGTTCCTTTGATAATTACGTCCAAGCAAAATGTAATATATTTAAAAATCAAAACGAACATGATTATTTAATTTATAATGCAGATGATGATAATGTTTCTGCTGTAGTTAAAACCGCAAGAGCGACAAAAGTACCGTTTTCTAGTTCTCGTCCATTTACTGATGGCGCATGGATGGATGATGAGTTTCTGTATTTTAAGGATGAGAAAATCATTGCTATTCGAGAAATTGTACTTGTAGGTAAACATAATATGGAAAACATTTTAGCTGCAATTGCTACTGCAAAATTAAATGGTGCTTCTAATGAAGGGATTTATCAAGTGTTAACAACATTTTCAGGAGTAAAGCATCGGTTAGAGTTTGTTGGTGTAATAAATGGGCGTTATATTTATAACGATTCAAAAGCGACAAATATATTAGCTACCAAAAAAGCGTTAGCAGCTTTTAACAAGAATGTTGTATTACTGGCCGGGGGATTAGACAGAGGAAATACATTTGAAGAATTAATTCCTTATTTACATCATGTGAAAGCAATGGTCGTATTTGGCGAGACAGCAAATAAACTTAAAGATGCTGGTGTTGCTGCAAACGTACCAGTTATTGAGAAAGCATTTGATGTTCAACAAGCTGTAGAGGTAGCATTTCCTCTAACGGATGAACAGGATACCTTACTGTTGTCTCCAGCTTGTGCAAGTTGGGATCAGTACAAAACTTTTGAAGAAAGAGGAGACATGTTTATACAAGCCGTGCATAGACTGAAGTAA
- the mraY gene encoding phospho-N-acetylmuramoyl-pentapeptide-transferase, translating to MDLTGLLITIVVAFLITVLLSPIFIPFLRRLNFGQSIREEGPQSHKKKTGTPTMGGLMIIFSIIITSLIMASRMDEGISYQVWLLIFVLFGYGLLGFLDDFIKVAMKRNLGLTSKQKLLGQIVIALVFYFILRNQGFSTVIYVPGTELQFDIGWFYAVLVIFMMVGASNAVNLTDGLDGLLAGTAAIAFGAFAIIAWYGTPDHVVAVFSLAVVGALLGFLVFNAHPAKVFMGDTGSLALGGAIAAISILLKLEILLIIIGGVFVIETLSVIIQVISFKTTGKRVFKMSPLHHHYELLGWSEWRVVTTFWLVGLLFAMLGVYIEVGM from the coding sequence GTGGACTTAACTGGATTATTAATTACAATAGTTGTAGCATTTCTCATTACCGTTCTTCTATCTCCTATTTTTATACCATTTTTAAGAAGATTAAATTTTGGACAAAGCATTAGAGAAGAAGGACCACAGTCACATAAGAAAAAGACAGGGACACCTACGATGGGTGGACTGATGATTATATTTAGTATAATCATTACGTCACTTATAATGGCGAGTAGAATGGATGAAGGAATTAGTTACCAGGTATGGTTGTTAATTTTTGTGTTATTTGGGTACGGTTTATTAGGCTTCTTGGATGATTTTATAAAAGTTGCAATGAAAAGAAATCTTGGACTTACTTCTAAACAAAAATTACTTGGTCAAATAGTAATTGCACTTGTCTTTTATTTTATATTAAGAAATCAAGGGTTTTCGACGGTCATTTATGTCCCAGGGACTGAACTACAATTTGATATAGGTTGGTTTTATGCCGTATTAGTTATTTTTATGATGGTCGGAGCTTCCAATGCAGTAAACTTAACAGATGGATTAGATGGGTTATTAGCGGGAACCGCCGCTATTGCATTTGGAGCATTTGCTATCATTGCTTGGTATGGAACACCTGATCATGTAGTAGCTGTCTTTTCTTTAGCAGTAGTAGGAGCATTGCTTGGATTTTTAGTTTTCAATGCACATCCAGCAAAAGTATTTATGGGTGATACAGGCTCACTAGCCCTTGGGGGGGCAATTGCTGCCATTTCTATCTTATTGAAATTAGAAATTTTACTGATTATTATAGGCGGAGTTTTTGTAATTGAGACATTGTCAGTTATTATTCAAGTTATCTCATTTAAAACAACTGGTAAACGTGTATTCAAAATGAGCCCCTTACATCACCACTATGAACTATTAGGATGGTCAGAGTGGCGTGTAGTTACCACTTTTTGGTTAGTTGGTTTATTGTTTGCCATGCTCGGTGTTTATATTGAGGTGGGAATGTAA